A window of the Chloroflexota bacterium genome harbors these coding sequences:
- a CDS encoding alkaline phosphatase family protein has translation MKKKAIVIGLDSISLPWVKRFAAEGALPNMKRLMEMGATNKAMPCIPAYTPTNWATIATGAWPGTHGAGNWNDRSPADPAARVSLSTFDSRAIMAETIWGVAEQAGLRSLVIAYPGSWPPRITNGYVVAPLDKGLVSRQMIPGAEYTTAAAGPKAINVTLTQTKNEHFASNKRPLETTIIVSPQHPALTGKTERGVPWGFDLAQQVGAVEDGADLETAVIEGRIHASTAAVSASEAVFHALVLNSQGQGYDRLLLYEGNDSSHPAADLKVGDWSPWFFKRFELNGRREGGSFRFKLLHLSPDGRELRLLRSEVYPTAGFTHPSGLAEELIAKVGPYFEHPVLKEPRTREEEDAVIEEVRYQAMWHARVAEYLNGHWDLYYSHWHWTDSAEHRWLAASDPASPAYDPAEAQRCLDFRRRSYQGADEMVGAFLKMADEQTYIAVISDHGNSPNIRVCSTLKLLAESGLTVFRGDPYRPLGIDWTRSRAYPHGALQICVNLKGREPQGIVSAEDYEKVQEEIIDLLYNWREPQTGKRAIALALKKKDAPLIGFWGERAGDVIFVFNQGFGWGRPTAGTIDVAPLSANHGPQVPTAETSLSSNLAVLIMAGPGIKRGYERDYQRYGLMRLVDFVPTLSFLLGFKPPAQSAGTVLYDLLEE, from the coding sequence ATGAAAAAGAAGGCCATCGTCATCGGACTCGATTCGATCAGTCTTCCCTGGGTGAAGCGGTTCGCCGCCGAGGGAGCGCTGCCCAACATGAAGCGCCTGATGGAGATGGGCGCAACTAATAAGGCGATGCCCTGTATTCCAGCTTATACACCGACCAACTGGGCCACCATCGCCACCGGCGCCTGGCCGGGCACACACGGCGCTGGCAATTGGAACGATCGCTCCCCTGCTGATCCTGCGGCTCGGGTTTCACTTTCCACCTTTGATTCTCGCGCCATTATGGCCGAAACCATCTGGGGGGTAGCCGAGCAGGCCGGTCTACGAAGCCTGGTGATCGCCTACCCAGGATCATGGCCCCCTCGGATCACCAATGGCTACGTCGTTGCCCCCTTGGACAAGGGGCTTGTTTCGCGACAGATGATCCCAGGTGCAGAGTATACTACCGCAGCAGCTGGACCGAAGGCCATCAATGTGACCCTGACCCAGACCAAAAATGAGCATTTCGCCTCTAACAAACGGCCCCTGGAGACGACCATCATCGTCTCCCCACAACACCCAGCGCTTACGGGCAAAACGGAGAGAGGGGTGCCCTGGGGTTTTGATTTGGCCCAGCAGGTCGGCGCTGTAGAGGATGGGGCAGACCTGGAGACAGCTGTTATAGAAGGGAGGATACACGCCTCGACAGCAGCGGTCTCTGCCAGTGAGGCGGTGTTTCACGCCCTTGTGCTAAACTCTCAGGGTCAGGGATATGATCGCCTTCTCCTCTATGAGGGGAATGATAGCAGTCACCCTGCGGCCGATCTGAAAGTGGGCGATTGGAGCCCCTGGTTTTTCAAGCGGTTTGAACTCAATGGCCGAAGAGAGGGCGGCTCTTTTCGCTTCAAGCTCCTTCACCTCTCCCCCGACGGCCGGGAACTCCGTTTGTTGCGCTCGGAAGTCTACCCAACTGCTGGCTTCACCCACCCTTCAGGACTGGCAGAGGAATTGATCGCGAAGGTCGGGCCGTATTTCGAGCATCCTGTCCTGAAAGAGCCTCGTACACGAGAGGAGGAGGACGCTGTCATCGAGGAGGTACGTTATCAGGCGATGTGGCACGCCAGGGTGGCCGAATACTTGAATGGGCATTGGGATCTTTATTATAGCCACTGGCACTGGACCGACTCCGCCGAGCATCGCTGGCTGGCCGCCAGTGACCCTGCCTCGCCAGCCTACGATCCGGCTGAGGCCCAGAGGTGCCTGGATTTCCGCCGCCGTTCCTACCAGGGGGCTGATGAAATGGTCGGCGCCTTCCTGAAAATGGCTGACGAACAGACTTACATAGCCGTCATCTCCGACCATGGCAACTCCCCTAACATCCGGGTATGCAGCACACTGAAACTCCTGGCCGAAAGTGGGCTTACAGTCTTCCGGGGAGATCCATACCGTCCACTGGGCATCGATTGGACCAGATCACGTGCCTACCCGCACGGTGCACTCCAGATATGCGTCAACCTCAAGGGCCGGGAACCTCAGGGGATAGTCTCAGCGGAGGACTATGAGAAGGTACAGGAAGAGATCATCGATCTCCTCTACAACTGGCGAGAGCCGCAGACAGGCAAAAGGGCTATAGCCCTGGCCTTGAAGAAAAAAGATGCCCCTCTAATTGGTTTCTGGGGGGAGAGGGCCGGAGACGTGATCTTTGTCTTCAATCAGGGCTTCGGTTGGGGCAGACCGACGGCGGGCACAATCGATGTGGCTCCTCTCAGCGCCAATCATGGGCCTCAGGTGCCGACAGCTGAGACAAGTCTGTCCTCCAATCTGGCCGTCCTGATTATGGCCGGTCCTGGCATAAAGAGGGGTTATGAGCGTGATTATCAGCGCTACGGACTGATGCGACTGGTAGATTTCGTGCCCACACTCTCATTCTTGCTTGGCTTCAAGCCACCAGCGCAAAGCGCCGGCACGGTGCTTTATGATCTCCTGGAGGAGTAG
- a CDS encoding ROK family protein, with product MTPLLGRNLPQLKRLNRSTVLQVLLRYGPLSRRDIGQITRLTPATITNITAELIANSLVIQKGSVADDNEKGSGRKKVLLDLNPTGGYVGSVHIGARASSVAIADLKANILQQTSFRPEGGATPEAVLPRIAEGFQHLINKGEINPSQILGLGVGAMGIVDPEKGTIKIMPEIGWQEVPIRQELERTLSLPVVVDNSVRTMALAEAWFGRSRDVGNLLMIFVGASIESGLIIDRQIYRGTTYAAGQIGHLILQENGPPCPYGHRGCLNALASGVAIAREGAEAAAKNPDTLIHQLVGGRLEQISAPVVVEAANKGDKLALSIMERAGQYLGMAIANALNLFDPEAIIISGRIALNSSAFLQAAKQTAQSRSLRGSEGDVQIVPTSFGPDVAAVGPAALALSTFLYSPMLTLPSDMPRRRWLLAQVRQQMPLVQPWGEVASGM from the coding sequence ATGACGCCTCTTCTAGGACGCAACCTACCTCAACTGAAAAGGTTAAACCGCAGTACCGTTCTCCAGGTACTGCTCCGTTATGGCCCCTTATCCCGCCGAGACATTGGCCAGATAACCAGGCTGACGCCGGCCACCATCACTAATATCACCGCAGAGCTCATCGCTAACAGCCTGGTAATACAAAAGGGGAGCGTCGCTGATGACAACGAGAAGGGGAGCGGGCGGAAGAAGGTCCTCCTGGACCTGAACCCCACTGGAGGCTACGTTGGATCAGTACATATAGGAGCGAGGGCCTCCTCGGTGGCCATCGCTGATCTGAAGGCCAATATATTACAGCAAACGAGCTTCCGTCCTGAAGGAGGGGCCACCCCTGAAGCGGTGCTGCCAAGAATAGCGGAAGGGTTCCAACACCTCATAAACAAGGGCGAGATCAACCCCTCCCAGATACTTGGACTCGGCGTCGGCGCGATGGGCATAGTCGATCCGGAAAAAGGAACGATCAAAATAATGCCCGAGATTGGTTGGCAAGAGGTACCGATCAGACAAGAATTGGAGAGGACGTTGAGCTTGCCGGTCGTTGTTGATAACAGCGTGCGGACGATGGCCCTGGCTGAAGCCTGGTTTGGGCGAAGCCGTGACGTTGGTAACCTCCTGATGATCTTCGTGGGAGCCAGCATCGAATCTGGACTCATCATTGATCGCCAGATTTATCGGGGTACTACCTATGCAGCCGGGCAAATAGGACACTTAATCCTCCAGGAAAATGGACCACCTTGCCCTTATGGCCATCGGGGATGTCTAAATGCCCTGGCCTCTGGAGTGGCTATCGCCAGAGAGGGAGCGGAGGCAGCGGCGAAGAACCCGGATACTCTGATCCACCAGCTGGTCGGTGGTCGGTTGGAGCAGATATCAGCCCCCGTAGTAGTTGAGGCAGCCAACAAAGGGGATAAACTGGCCCTGAGCATCATGGAGCGGGCTGGCCAATATCTGGGCATGGCCATTGCCAATGCCCTGAACCTTTTCGACCCTGAGGCTATCATCATCAGCGGACGGATAGCCTTGAATAGCTCGGCATTTCTTCAAGCAGCAAAACAGACAGCCCAGAGCCGTTCTCTGCGAGGCTCTGAGGGGGACGTACAAATAGTCCCCACCAGCTTTGGGCCAGACGTGGCCGCGGTAGGGCCAGCAGCCCTGGCCCTCTCGACCTTCCTCTACTCCCCCATGCTCACCCTACCCTCAGACATGCCTAGAAGACGATGGCTCTTAGCCCAGGTGAGGCAGCAAATGCCCCTGGTCCAACCCTGGGGAGAAGTAGCATCGGGGATGTGA
- a CDS encoding ABC transporter substrate-binding protein: protein MKRFLSITLVVLFVVLAIGCAPAAPAPTPTKAPVAAATPTKPAAVTPTPANPVDLVELKGPVEIVYWHTFAGATEKAQQKIIDEFQKKYPNIKIKAEYAGNFNQIAQKLMAATQAGSLPDVAVAYENNIANYAKAGVVLPLEDYVASKKYGLPKESMDDFFPLTIQRVTFPRLGNKLLGFPFTISNLVMYYNEDMLKQAGVSPIPPTTWDEFLAASKAVKEKLGKSGIAISPNASITHAIIYSYGGKVFSDDWRTSLYDQPAGLKAFQLLETIVKGGYGYAVKITPTIGDDANDFAAGKTAFCIRTATNIPFFRNAIKDKFKWSVALIPQAADNKDKATVTFGPSVVVFKSTPEKQLAAWEFLKFFTSREVTAEWAMAAGFLPVRLSAREDPKYKAFLESNPVFRAAFEITRYGKREMPNLAASAEIRNYVDSTSEAVVTLTKSPAEAAKELTIKANKLLAEEK, encoded by the coding sequence ATGAAGAGATTTCTCAGCATCACTTTGGTTGTCCTATTCGTAGTGCTGGCCATCGGCTGTGCCCCAGCCGCGCCGGCTCCGACACCGACAAAGGCGCCTGTAGCCGCCGCGACACCAACCAAACCAGCGGCTGTCACTCCCACCCCAGCTAACCCAGTAGATCTGGTAGAGCTGAAGGGACCGGTGGAGATCGTCTATTGGCACACCTTCGCTGGAGCGACAGAGAAGGCCCAGCAGAAGATCATTGATGAGTTCCAGAAAAAGTATCCGAACATCAAAATTAAGGCGGAATATGCCGGCAACTTCAACCAAATCGCGCAGAAACTGATGGCCGCTACCCAGGCTGGTAGCCTGCCCGATGTAGCAGTGGCGTACGAGAACAACATCGCCAACTACGCCAAGGCCGGGGTAGTGTTACCCCTCGAGGACTACGTCGCCAGTAAGAAGTACGGTCTCCCTAAGGAGAGCATGGATGATTTCTTCCCCCTCACCATCCAAAGAGTGACCTTCCCTCGCCTGGGGAACAAACTCCTCGGTTTCCCCTTCACTATCAGTAACCTGGTGATGTACTACAATGAGGATATGCTGAAGCAGGCTGGGGTCAGCCCCATACCCCCCACCACCTGGGACGAGTTTCTGGCCGCCTCAAAGGCTGTGAAGGAGAAACTGGGTAAGAGCGGCATCGCTATCTCCCCCAACGCCTCCATCACCCATGCCATAATCTACTCCTATGGGGGCAAGGTGTTCAGCGACGATTGGAGAACATCCCTTTACGACCAGCCAGCCGGGTTGAAGGCCTTCCAACTGTTGGAGACGATTGTCAAGGGTGGTTATGGCTATGCGGTCAAGATCACTCCGACTATCGGCGACGATGCAAATGACTTCGCCGCTGGCAAGACAGCCTTCTGCATCCGCACGGCGACGAACATCCCCTTCTTCCGGAATGCCATTAAGGATAAGTTCAAGTGGAGCGTAGCCCTGATCCCACAGGCAGCAGACAACAAAGACAAGGCCACAGTGACCTTCGGCCCCAGCGTCGTCGTCTTCAAGAGCACGCCGGAGAAGCAACTGGCTGCCTGGGAGTTCCTAAAATTCTTTACCAGTCGAGAGGTGACCGCCGAATGGGCCATGGCTGCTGGATTCCTGCCTGTTCGCCTATCGGCTCGGGAAGACCCGAAATATAAGGCCTTCCTGGAATCTAACCCTGTGTTTAGGGCCGCCTTCGAGATAACCCGCTACGGCAAGCGAGAGATGCCCAACCTGGCCGCCTCAGCGGAGATTCGCAACTATGTAGACAGCACATCAGAAGCGGTAGTCACCCTGACGAAGAGCCCTGCGGAGGCAGCGAAGGAGCTCACCATAAAGGCCAACAAGCTGCTGGCTGAAGAGAAGTAG